GCAGGGGATGCAGACCTGGGCCGACCTGCTCGCCGACGTGGCAGGGCGCGGTGTCACGCTGCGGATGATCATTTCCGATTTCGACCCGGTCTTCACCGCCTCGCTGCACCGGGGGGCCTGGCGCTCGGCCTCGGGCTTCGCCGAGCGGCTGAGCGGAGACTTGCAGATCCTCTGCGCGCCGCACGGGCAGAACGCGGGCTGGCTCTGGCGGTGGGCGATGCGCGGCAAGATCGCCCGCTACATCGCCGAGCTGCGGCAGGAGGAGGAGACCGCGCTCACCCCCGTGCAGCACGCGGTGCTGAAGGGCGCGGTGCTGCTGCGTCCGGTGACCATCCACCAGAAATTCGCCGTGGCCGACGGCCATGCCTGCGTCATCGGCGGGCTCGACATCAACGAGCGCCGCTTCGACACGCCCGAGCACGACCGCCCCGCCGACGAGACCTGGCACGACGTGTCGATGCAGGTGGACGACGCGGAGTTCTCGGCCGTCCTGCGCGCCCATTTCGACGATTGCTGGAATGCCGCGCTCGACTGCGACACGCCCTGCGTCACCGGCACCGCCACGCGCCGCGAGGCCTCGGGCCACCCGCAGGCACCGCAGGACCTGCGGCTGGTGCGCACCTTCTCCGCCCCCTGCCCCGGCGCCGCCCGGCTCTCGCCCCGCGCCACGATCACCGAGCACGAGAAGACGGTGATCGCCATGATCGGCGAGGCCCGGCGCAACATCTACATCGAGACGCAGTTCCTGCGGCACCGCCCGGTCGCCGAGGCGCTGGCCAAGGCGGGCGCGCGCAACGCCGATCTGCAGCTGGTGCTGCTGATGCCCTCCTTCCCCGACCGGGTGCTCTACGAGGGCAACGACGGCTGGGACACGCGCCACGGCCACGCGCTGCAGACCGAGGCGGTGACCAGGGTGCAGCGCGCCTTCGGCGACCGCGCCGCCATCGTCTCGCCCGGCCAGCACGAGGCACCGCCCGAGGACGTGCCCGACCTGCTCGGCTCGGGGCCGATCTACGTGCATTCGAAGGTGATGCTGGTGGACGACCGGGTCGGCCTCGTAGGCTCCGCCAACCTCAACGGCCGCAGCCTGCGCTGGGACACCGAGGCCTCGATCCTGTTCCGCCGCCCCGACGCGGTGCACGAGCTGCAGCGGCGGCTGGCGCAGACCTGGCTGGGCGATCATCTGAACGGGCGCGACCCGGTCGCCGCGCGCACCTGGCGGCAGGCGGCGCTGGCCAATGCCGCGCACCCGCCCGAGGACCGCGAGGGCTTCATCCTGCCCTATCCGCAGGCGGCGGGGCGCCGGTTCGCCCGCGCCCTGCCGATCCTGCCCGCCGACATGTTCTGATCAGCGCCGCTGCCGCAGCCGCTCGCGCAGCCGGGCCCAGCCGCCGGGCACCAGCACCATGGTCAGCACGAAGCCCGAGGCAAAGCCGCCAAGGTCCGCCACCCAGTCGAGCGTACCTCCGAAGAGCAGCCCGAACAGCAGCTGTATCCCCAGGAGGATGCCGATCAGCGAGAAGGCCCGCGCCTGCTGCGCCCCAAGCTGCCCGAGCCGCAGCCACAGCAGGTAGGTGAAACCGCCGATCAGCCCGTAGACCGGCGGGAAGGCCCCGATCAGCGGCACCGGCGTGCTGAGGAACCCGTAGGCCAGCGCCCCGCAAAGGCTCGACACGGCAAGGATCGCCAGCGCGCGCCAGGTCCCCAGCGCCTCGCCCACCATCTTGCCGAGCGCCAGCAGCATCACCCCGGCGAAAAGCGCGTGGCTGAAGCTCGCGTGCACGAAGGGATAGCTGAAGAAGCGCAGCAGGTGCTGGGCCGGGAACTGCCCGGTCGACAGCATCCAGTGCCAGACCTCTCCCGAGAAGGCGAAGCGCTGCAGCGCCTCGAGCCGCCAGCCCACCGCTCCGGGCCCGCCTGCGAGCCCGCGCGCGCCCAGCGTGAAGGCCACTTCGACCCCGACGATGACGAGCGCCAGCGCCACGATCGCGGGCGGCATCGAGTTGAACGGCGAGACATTGTGGTTATGCGCCATGGTGGCCTCTTTCTTGACGGCATGTCGGGCCATGGGTAAGCCAGCCCAGACCGAATTTCCAGACGGAGGAAGCCCATGTCCGACGCGGGCGACATCAATTCCGCTTTCACGCCGCGCGTGTTTTCCGGCATCCAGCCCTCGGGCGGGCTGACGCTTGGCAACTACCTTGGCGCGATCAAGCGTTTCGTCGACATGCAGGACAGCGGGATCGAGACGATCTACTGTGTCGTCGACATGCACGCGATCACCGTCTGGCAGGACCCCGAGGCGCTGCGCCGGCAGACGCGCGAGCTGACCGCGGGCTATCTCGCCTCCGGGCTCGACCCCGAGAAGTCGATCCTCTTCAACCAGAGCCAGGTCGCCGGCCACGCCCAGCTCGGCTGGATCTTCAACTGCGTCGCCCGGCTCGGCTGGATGAACCGGATGACCCAGTTCAAGGACAAGGCCGGCAAGAACGCCGAGAAGGCCTCGCTCGGCCTCTACGCCTATCCCGCGCTGATGGCCGCCGACATCCTGCTCTACCATGCCACCCACGTGCCCGTGGGCGAGGACCAGAAGCAGCACGTCGAGCTGACCCGCGACATCGCGGCGAAGTTCAACCACGACTACGGCACCGAGTTCTTCCCGATGACCGAGCCAGTGATCGAGGGCGCGGCCACCCGCGTCATGAGCCTGCGCGACGGGTCGAAGAAGATGTCGAAGTCCGATCCCTCGGACGCCTCGCGCATCAACATGACCGATGACGCCGACGCCATCGCCAAGAAGATCCGCAAGGCCAAGACCGATGCCGACGGGATGCCGTCCGAGGCCAAGGGCCTCGAGGGTCGTCCCGAGGCACGCAACCTCGTCAACATCTACGCCGCCCTCGCCGGGCAAAGCGTCGACGAGGTGCTGGCCATGGCCGGCGGCAAGCAGTTCTCGGAGTTCAAGCCGATGCTGGTCGATCTCGCCGTCGACAAGCTGGCGCCGATCTCGACCGAGATGGCCCGCCTGATGCAGGACCCGGCGCAGATCGACGCGATCCTCGCCGCAGGCAGCGACCGCGCCCGCGCCATCGCCGAGCCGATCCTGCAGAAAACCTACGAGATCGTCGGCATGGTCGGCGCGAAAGCCTGACCTTCCGCCAGAGCCAGACCTGAGGGGCCGTCCGCAAGGGCGGCCTTTCGCCTTTCACGGACCCCGCGCCACGCGCACGGCGGCACTGCCGCCGCTTTCGTGCTACACTCGCCGCATTGCCTTCGGCCTGAGGGAGGACCGGCGCGATGACACTCAGCCCAGACCGCACCTGGATCGCCTGGACCGGGATGGAGACCGACCTGATCTTCAACCACGGCGTCGATCTTCCGCATTTCGCCGCCTTCCCGATGATCGACGACACCGAGGGCCGCGCCCGGCTGCGCGGCTATGCCGAGGCGCTGATCGGCATCGGCCGCGAGACCGGCGCGGGCATCATTCTCGACACGCCGACCTGGATGGCCAACCCCGACCGCGCCGCCCCCGTCGGCTACGCGCCCGAGGATCTTGGCAGAGTCACCCGCGAGGCGGTGGCCCTGCTGCGCGAGATGGCCGCAGCGCATCCCGAGGTGGCGACCCGCATCAGTGTGCAGATCGGCCCGCAGGGCGACGGCTACAAGCCCGGCATGGCCGCGGCCGAGGCCTCCGCCGCCTACCACGCGCCGCAGATCCGCGCGGCCAGGGAGGCCGGGGCCGACATGGTCAGCGCCTACACGCTCGGCGCCGCGGGCGAGGCGATCGGCATCGCCAGGGCGGCGGCGCACGCGGGCATTCCCGCCCTCATCTCCTTCACCGTGGAAACCGATGGCCGCCTCGCCGACGGCACGCTCCTGTCGGAGGCGGTGCAGCGCCTCGCCGGGGCGACGGATCCTGCGGCGATCATGGTCAACTGCGCCCATCCCGAGCATATCGCCAATGCCTTCGACGGCGGCGAATGGGAGGCGCATCTTGCGGGTATCGTCGCCAATGCCTCGCGCCAGAGCCATGCCGAGCTCGACGCCTGCGACACGCTCGACGACGGCGATCCGGCGGAACTGGCCGCGCAGCTCGCCGAGCTGCAGCGCAGCCACCCCGCGCTGCGCGTGCTCGGCGGCTGCTGCGGCACCGACCTGCGCCACCTGCGCGAGATCGCGCGGCGCGTGTCGGGCTAGGTCAGGACAGGGTCAGGCAAGCCCGGTGCGCGCCGCCAGCCGCAGCGCGTGGCTCGGGTCCATGGCGGCGGGCGGCATCACCTTGTCATAGGCCGCGCGGATCAGCGCGCCGATCTCCGGGCGCAGCACCACGCGCCCGTCCTCGAGCCGCCCGAGCGGCGACCGGCTCGCGAAGGCACCGTTGCCCCATGTCAGCATCACCTGGGCCACCTGAGCCAGCGCCAGATCCTCGGCGGGCATCTCCGACAGGCTCGCATCCATGCGCAGGAAGACGAAGGTCGCCTTGATCGACCCGTCGCGGTCGAAGCGGAACACCCGGTACTGGTTCGCCCCGCCCGCCTGCAGCCGCGCCACCATTTCCGGCAGCCCGTCGACCATCCGCCCGAGGTCCGGCAGATCCAGCAGCTCCGCCCAGTCGCGGAAGAAGAACACCATGACATTGGCGCCGAGCTCGGGGTCGTGCTCGGCCATGCGCGCGCCCGACATGGCACAGACCGCCTCGAAGGCGCCCTTGACCACTGTCAGGGTCGCGTCCTCCACCCCGAAGACCACCGGCACCAGCGGCCGCCCCCAGCGCGCGCAGAGATAGGTCCCGTCCTCGCGGGTGAACAGCGCTTCGACCTCGGTCGCGTCCATGGCTCGCCCCTTCTTCTCTTCGAAAAATACGCAAAGCGCGGCACCCGCCACGCGGCGCTCCGCCTGCCATGCCGGGCGCTTCGGCGCAAGTCCGGCGGCGCGTCAGCCGTCGAAGAGCGTGCCCTGCCCCGGCCCCTGCGGGCGCGGCATCGGCAGGCCGAGGTGGTCCCAGGCGCGCTGCGCCAGCATCCGCCCGCGCGGCGTGCGCTGGATGAGCCCCTGCTGCAGCAGGTAGGGCTCGATCACCTCCTCGAGCGCGTCGCGGCTTTCCGACAGCGCCGCCGAGAGCGTCTCGATCCCCACCGGCCCGCCGCTGTAATTCTCGGCCATCAGCGTGAGATACCGCCGGTCCGCCCCGTCAAGGCCGAGCTGGTCCACGCCGAGCCGGGTCAGCGCGCCGTCGGCCAGCGCGCGGGTGACAACCCCTCCGCCCTCGACCACGGCGAAATCCACCACCCGGCGCAACAGCCGCCCGGCGATGCGCGGCGTGCCGCGCGCGCGGCGGGCGATCTCGCGCGCGCCCTCGGGCTCGGCCCGCACACCGAGCTTCACGGCATTGCGCGAGACGATCTCGTGCAGCTCGTCCTCGGTGTAGAACTGCAGCCGGGTCGGGATGCCGAAACGGTCGCGCAGCGGCGTGGTCAGCAGGCCGAGCCGGGTGGTCGCGCCGACCAGCGTGAAGGGCTGCAGCTCGATCCGCACGGTGCGCGCGGCGGGCCCCTCGCCGATCACGAGGTCGAGCTCGTAATCTTCCATCGCCGGGTAGAGCACCTCCTCGACCGCCGGGTTGAGCCGGTGGATCTCGTCGATGAACAGAACGTCGCGCGCCTCGAGGTTGGTCAGGATCGCCGCGAGGTCCCCGGCCTTGGCCAGCACCGGCCCCGAGGTCATGCGGAAGCCGACGCCGAGCTCGCGCGCCATGATCTGCGCCAGCGTCGTCTTGCCAAGGCCCGGAGGCCCGTGGAACAGGGTGTGGTCCATCGCCTCGCCGCGCGACCGGGCCGACTGGATGAACACCCGCAGGTTGGCGCGCGCCTCGGCCTGGCCGATGAAGTCGCCCAGCATCTGCGGGCGTAGCGCGCGGCCCTCATCCTCGGGCAGCGGCTCGGGACGCAGCGTGGGATCGGGTCCGACCATGGCTTATCCCTTCGGCGCAAGCAGCTT
The Salipiger sp. H15 DNA segment above includes these coding regions:
- a CDS encoding phospholipase D-like domain-containing protein — encoded protein: MTLTSLITAAEGFPALERLCHAAQHELVMSFRILDPRTRLRSPELRAQGMQTWADLLADVAGRGVTLRMIISDFDPVFTASLHRGAWRSASGFAERLSGDLQILCAPHGQNAGWLWRWAMRGKIARYIAELRQEEETALTPVQHAVLKGAVLLRPVTIHQKFAVADGHACVIGGLDINERRFDTPEHDRPADETWHDVSMQVDDAEFSAVLRAHFDDCWNAALDCDTPCVTGTATRREASGHPQAPQDLRLVRTFSAPCPGAARLSPRATITEHEKTVIAMIGEARRNIYIETQFLRHRPVAEALAKAGARNADLQLVLLMPSFPDRVLYEGNDGWDTRHGHALQTEAVTRVQRAFGDRAAIVSPGQHEAPPEDVPDLLGSGPIYVHSKVMLVDDRVGLVGSANLNGRSLRWDTEASILFRRPDAVHELQRRLAQTWLGDHLNGRDPVAARTWRQAALANAAHPPEDREGFILPYPQAAGRRFARALPILPADMF
- a CDS encoding rhomboid family intramembrane serine protease, whose amino-acid sequence is MAHNHNVSPFNSMPPAIVALALVIVGVEVAFTLGARGLAGGPGAVGWRLEALQRFAFSGEVWHWMLSTGQFPAQHLLRFFSYPFVHASFSHALFAGVMLLALGKMVGEALGTWRALAILAVSSLCGALAYGFLSTPVPLIGAFPPVYGLIGGFTYLLWLRLGQLGAQQARAFSLIGILLGIQLLFGLLFGGTLDWVADLGGFASGFVLTMVLVPGGWARLRERLRQRR
- the trpS gene encoding tryptophan--tRNA ligase, whose amino-acid sequence is MSDAGDINSAFTPRVFSGIQPSGGLTLGNYLGAIKRFVDMQDSGIETIYCVVDMHAITVWQDPEALRRQTRELTAGYLASGLDPEKSILFNQSQVAGHAQLGWIFNCVARLGWMNRMTQFKDKAGKNAEKASLGLYAYPALMAADILLYHATHVPVGEDQKQHVELTRDIAAKFNHDYGTEFFPMTEPVIEGAATRVMSLRDGSKKMSKSDPSDASRINMTDDADAIAKKIRKAKTDADGMPSEAKGLEGRPEARNLVNIYAALAGQSVDEVLAMAGGKQFSEFKPMLVDLAVDKLAPISTEMARLMQDPAQIDAILAAGSDRARAIAEPILQKTYEIVGMVGAKA
- a CDS encoding homocysteine S-methyltransferase family protein, encoding MTLSPDRTWIAWTGMETDLIFNHGVDLPHFAAFPMIDDTEGRARLRGYAEALIGIGRETGAGIILDTPTWMANPDRAAPVGYAPEDLGRVTREAVALLREMAAAHPEVATRISVQIGPQGDGYKPGMAAAEASAAYHAPQIRAAREAGADMVSAYTLGAAGEAIGIARAAAHAGIPALISFTVETDGRLADGTLLSEAVQRLAGATDPAAIMVNCAHPEHIANAFDGGEWEAHLAGIVANASRQSHAELDACDTLDDGDPAELAAQLAELQRSHPALRVLGGCCGTDLRHLREIARRVSG
- the ruvB gene encoding Holliday junction branch migration DNA helicase RuvB, which gives rise to MVGPDPTLRPEPLPEDEGRALRPQMLGDFIGQAEARANLRVFIQSARSRGEAMDHTLFHGPPGLGKTTLAQIMARELGVGFRMTSGPVLAKAGDLAAILTNLEARDVLFIDEIHRLNPAVEEVLYPAMEDYELDLVIGEGPAARTVRIELQPFTLVGATTRLGLLTTPLRDRFGIPTRLQFYTEDELHEIVSRNAVKLGVRAEPEGAREIARRARGTPRIAGRLLRRVVDFAVVEGGGVVTRALADGALTRLGVDQLGLDGADRRYLTLMAENYSGGPVGIETLSAALSESRDALEEVIEPYLLQQGLIQRTPRGRMLAQRAWDHLGLPMPRPQGPGQGTLFDG